From Shewanella acanthi:
GGGGTAAATAGCTGGCTTTGATTCGATACCCGAAGCATGGATTCGCCCGACTCAATCCCGCGGCGCATACCGACAATCTTGTCGTGCATGTAGGCATTATCTACTGCATCGGCGACTAGACTCAGCGCCTGTGTCATAGGCACACCCGCACCTAACATCATCGAAAAACTGCGGCAATATCGCGATAACGTCGAACGCTCGATAATGGAGCCCACCGCGGGGATATGCAGCTTCCACTTATCCCACTGTTTTTCGCCTTTCTCGGTTTGATGCCAAGCACGCACTCCTATAATCGAACCTATTAATACCACAAGCATCAGCGGCCAGTAGTTCACAAACAGACTCGAGGTACCAATCAAGATCTTCGTTGCCCAAGGCAAATCAGCACCAAACCGAGAGAACATATCCGCAAATTTAGGGATAACCATAATGTTCAAAATCACCATCGCAATGGCTATCGCAATTAACACAAAGATAGGGTAACGCATCGCCGCCTTAATCCTGCGACGGGTTTCCTGCTCTCGCTCGATATAACCCGATAGCTGGATAAAGGCGTCCTCCAATCGACCGGTGTTCTCCCCCACATGCACCATAGAGACAAACAATGAATCGAATACATCGGGATGTTGGTTCATGGCCGATGACAAGGGTCTACCTGCGGTTAATTGCTCGGAAATATCGTCAAGCGCATCCTTCATCCGCTGGGAATGAGAGGTTTCCGACAGCCCCGCAATCGCTCTCAGGATAGGAATACCAGAGCGAGTTAAAGAATACATTTGCCGCGTAAAGATTTGCAGCTCATCGAGGGCGACTTTACGGACGAACAACTGTGACAATGAAAAGGATTGGGTTTCCTTGGCAACCTTAACCTCAAGGGGAATAATGCCACGGGAAAGCAGAGTATCGGCGGCCGCACTCTCGGAGGCCGCATCGAGCTGCCCCGTTACGGCCTGACCTTGTCCACTACGTCCTCGGTACTGATAAACCGGCATAATTACGCCTCATTGTCCTGTAGGCTTAGGATATCCTTAGATAACGGCACCTGCGATTCACTCACATCTTCAACAAGCTTAGCCACCTCTTCAATGGTCGTCATACCCTCAGCTAAATATTGCAGGGCAGATGCAGCAAGTGGGGTAAAATTAGGGCTTTGGATTGCTGCGCGAGCAAAATCCTGTGGGTTGCCGGTGCGCATCGCATCAATCATTTTCTCATCAAGCTCGAGAATTTCGAATATCCCCACTCGGCCACGGTAACCACTGCCGTTGCAGCTCTGACAGCCATAACCCTTACGAAATTTAGCCGTCGAGAAATCGATGCGACTCACGCTGCTAAGCCAAGCCATTTCTGAAGGCGTTGGTTGATAATCCGCGCCGCAGTTATGGCATACCCGACGTACCAGTCGCTGGGCAATAATCACCCTCAAGGCACTCGCCACTAAGTAGCTCGCCGCCCCCATATCGAGTAGACGCAGTGCACTGGTCACCGCATCGTTGGTATGCAGGGTCGAAAGAACAAAGTGACCCGTTAATGCGCCCCTTAAACCAATCTCGACGGTTTCTTGGTCCCGCATCTCCCCCACCATGATGATGTCGGGGTCTTGACGTAAAGTGGTACGCAATACATTTGAAAAATCTAGGCCAATCTTATGGTTAACTTGTACTTGGTTGATCCGCGGTAATTGGTATTCCACCGGATCTTCTACGGTAATAATCTTGCGATCGGCGGTATTTAACTCACTGAGGATTCCGTAAAGCGTGGTGGTTTTACCGCTACCCGTTGGCCCAGTGACTAACAGCATGCCGTGGGGTCGTTTAATCTGTTTGCGAATGCGCTCAAGGATATGTGGCGGCATCCCTGTTTCATTAAGTGTAAGTAGGCCCGCCGATTGATCCAACAGACGCATTACCACGGATTCACCGTGGTAAATCGGCATGGTCGAGATCCGCACATCGATCTTATGGCCTTTAATTTCCATATGGAAACGACCATCCTGCGGCAAACGTTTCTCAGAAATATCGAGCCCCGCCATTAACTTAAGGCGCAGTACCAAAGCAGCGGCAATATTGACCTCATTGAGCGTGGTCTCGTGTAGCTGACCGTCGATACGCTGACGAATGCGCAGCACTTTCTCGCCAGGCTCAATATGAATATCCGAGGCGCGCATTTGCACCGCATCCTCGAAAATAGATTGCAGTAACTTAACGACCGTGGTTTCGTTATCGCTGTCGGCCGAGGTAAGGCTTGCCAAATCGAACATCTGATCGGCGGCGTACTCTTCTTCCAGCTTACCCGCAATTTGGGCGATTTGATCGGTGCGACGATACAGGTTATCGAAGGCCTGCATCAATTGCTGCTCGGGCGCAACTGCTAGGGTGAGTTTTTTCGGCGCCACCAGCACTTCGAGATTATCGAGCGCCTGCAAGTCTGCAGGGTCGCTCATGGCCACCAGAATACTGTCGCCATTGACTTCAACCGCCAGGGCGCGAAAACGCCGCGCCTGCACCTCGGGAATTAATTGCACTACTTCGGCGGAAATCGGTCTTTTACTAATATCCAACAGTGGCAGGTTTAGCTGTTGCGACAAAAATTGCAGTAGTTGATGTTCGGTAATCGACTGTAAATCGATGAGCGTCCGCCCAAGCTTATGTCCCGTCCTACGCTGATCGGTTAACGCCTGCTGTAGCTGTTCTTCAGTGATGATCGCTTCTTGAACTAACAGATCGCCTAAACGCATTTTTAATCTGGGTTTCATTGGCTATCCCCTAGTTGGTGTAATCTTTGTTCAATGAAGGCCGTGGCTTGGGCAGAAAGCCCTTCATGGCTAAGCGCACTGCGATAAGCTTGACTCGCCTTGGCGTACTGCTGCTGGGAATCTAGCGCATAGGCTAACC
This genomic window contains:
- a CDS encoding GspE/PulE family protein, with product MKPRLKMRLGDLLVQEAIITEEQLQQALTDQRRTGHKLGRTLIDLQSITEHQLLQFLSQQLNLPLLDISKRPISAEVVQLIPEVQARRFRALAVEVNGDSILVAMSDPADLQALDNLEVLVAPKKLTLAVAPEQQLMQAFDNLYRRTDQIAQIAGKLEEEYAADQMFDLASLTSADSDNETTVVKLLQSIFEDAVQMRASDIHIEPGEKVLRIRQRIDGQLHETTLNEVNIAAALVLRLKLMAGLDISEKRLPQDGRFHMEIKGHKIDVRISTMPIYHGESVVMRLLDQSAGLLTLNETGMPPHILERIRKQIKRPHGMLLVTGPTGSGKTTTLYGILSELNTADRKIITVEDPVEYQLPRINQVQVNHKIGLDFSNVLRTTLRQDPDIIMVGEMRDQETVEIGLRGALTGHFVLSTLHTNDAVTSALRLLDMGAASYLVASALRVIIAQRLVRRVCHNCGADYQPTPSEMAWLSSVSRIDFSTAKFRKGYGCQSCNGSGYRGRVGIFEILELDEKMIDAMRTGNPQDFARAAIQSPNFTPLAASALQYLAEGMTTIEEVAKLVEDVSESQVPLSKDILSLQDNEA
- a CDS encoding type II secretion system F family protein, producing the protein MPVYQYRGRSGQGQAVTGQLDAASESAAADTLLSRGIIPLEVKVAKETQSFSLSQLFVRKVALDELQIFTRQMYSLTRSGIPILRAIAGLSETSHSQRMKDALDDISEQLTAGRPLSSAMNQHPDVFDSLFVSMVHVGENTGRLEDAFIQLSGYIEREQETRRRIKAAMRYPIFVLIAIAIAMVILNIMVIPKFADMFSRFGADLPWATKILIGTSSLFVNYWPLMLVVLIGSIIGVRAWHQTEKGEKQWDKWKLHIPAVGSIIERSTLSRYCRSFSMMLGAGVPMTQALSLVADAVDNAYMHDKIVGMRRGIESGESMLRVSNQSQLFTPLVLQMVAVGEETGQIDQLLNDAADFYEGEVDYDLKNLTAKLEPILIGIVAVVVLILALGIYLPMWDMLNVVKGGK